The sequence ACAGGATGCGAAGACTAATTACTAGTTTTAGAGTTAAAAAAACTTCATCattacataaaaagaaaaaaaaacttgcataaaaatgtttacatactgtattcaTTTCTACAGCATGTTTTGATGATGGCACACTTTTATATGGCTTGTTGCTTGAATGATTGATTGCTGCATTGAAGGTCGTGTTGGTCTTTGACCCATAACCTAAAGATAaaagatgttttgtttgtttttgcattagtGCGTTTGCATGTTGTTACCTATAGGCCAGTGTCATGCACTCGAACAGGCGCGTGAGTGTCGGGTCGATGCTCAGTCTGCCGGAGCTGAACGGTCCGAAGCTGTAGGTCTGGCAGCGCGGTTTGTTCACCGTATCGAAGTCGTAATAACTTCTCCTGCTGCGCGGTACGGGATCACTGTGCGGGGATGAAACCATGAAGTGTCCGCTGTGGATCACCTGCGCGCGCCGCGCCGCCTCCGAGCTGGTGCCGGGACCGGCAGATTGCGCGTGAGTCAAACCGTCATCCTGCTCCGAATCTGACTCCGAATCAACGATCTGAGACTCTTTCGTTGGCTCGGAAAACTTCTCCAGCTTTGCCATCCTCGCTTTTGTATGATCTCTTACACAATTGGATATTTCACACAGCCATTAGGAGTTCGGTGCCGTTCGAAGTGACGGGTCTGTAGACAGCGCCACGCCTCGCACGCGCAATAACGCCAGATCGCATGTCGTGTCTCCGAGTCAAAGGTCACAAAATTTGGCCGGAGGATCTTCAGGGAGCTGTTGGGCATGGAAGAGGCTTTCAAAATGGGAGCTTTTAAAAACGAGCGCAAATTGCATAATATTGCATAACGCAAGCCGTAACCTCTGTCCTGGTCAATCAGTTAGACTTTATTGACCTGGTCGCTTTAAAAGGTGCACTGAATCTAAAAACAGTCTTTACAGCATATTAAGTGGGTGTATGCAGCAATCTGAGCGATTTAttagaacagacagacagacagacagacagacagaaagagatagatagacagacagacagaaagagatagatagatagatagatagacagacagacagacgtagatagatagatagatagatagatagatagatagatagatagatagatagatagatagatagatagatagatagatagataattattgtattattgttattgttgttgttaaagtATTTTTGATCCTAAAACTAGTTTTTAACTAAAAGACTCTGTTCCAACAACATATCACTGACaagtaatgaaaataaacaatatgtaAGATTCCTTTTTGTTTATGGATTAGTGAAATTAATAGTAagaattattttaatctttacatcatatattttaatatattgtacTTTTTGTTAAAAGACATAACTTTCCATTGTGAAGGTAGTCCCTTGTGGGTAATactaaagtataaaatataattgtgtAAGAATTAAATGTACATGTTACAATGTGCTGCTATTTGTTTAGCGGCTAATCTCTGATAAGAAATGTAGTTtggtaatgtacagtatttttaacaattaataaacatgttatgtttatgttaaatgtttatgtatgtatttatttgtacgGCTGCTTGATTAttatttgcatgtttgtttgtcaAAGCTTTTCACTTTCGGATGTTAATTCAACACGtaagaagaaaaagattaaAGGTTAATGAGGGTAATAAGTGCTAATTAAGATTAAGCAATAATCACTGAATCAAACGTGTTACATTAAGAGtttgtaaatgatttaaaatgaataaatgtgtcaACTAAAATCACTGCATGTTTTTtgtataatgaaaaaaatgtagcCAATATGTTTTTTTAGCATATTTGGCAAGGGACTTTCAAACGAAATGAAAATAGCTTTGTTGTTATTTAGTTGTTATATAGCATAGtgaaaaacactacaaaaataACCAAAGTGGACTACAAATCCCAGGTGTCTACGAGTAACTTCCGGGTTTAAACCATTCAAAAGTCGCTGATTGGTGGAGCAATCTCGAAGACCGGAAGCGGATTCGGACTGGTTTGTTTACAGGCGCACAAGCTAGCTGTATTTTGTGAGCTATGGACGCGGTACAACGGCACAGATCACTTTATAAGGGTAAAACTCCACCATGGAAGGAAACGTACAGAAAGGTAACTTTATTTAATACCTCTGTTTGCTACGTAAAGTAAGGAAACTAATGATGACTGCTAGTTACTAAAGATAAATAGTTAGCTGCTTAGCTACAAGACAGTTGAGTCACTTGAGGATTTTACTTCTGATTTAACAGcaaagttttaatttttaaatgaaaaaaaattccaaaaaaagataaataaagaaatgaattctgaaagttttgtgctttttattgttttatttattaccaaTTTAAAGGCAAGTACGTTAAGTTACTGGGAACTAAGTGTTTGTTTCGTCACTTCCGGTTTGCTCTTGATGTTTTGGTTTAAGTGATGCTGTTTGAGTAACAGTTAGTGTTCAATTGAAATGTTCTGACTGCTGTGTTTGTCAGCGTTGTGTGGAAAGGTTGAAGAACAGCCGGTCGAGGTTATTGGAGAAGTACCGTCAGCTTGGAGACACCACAAAGAGCTCTGTGCTCGTCCAGGAAGTGATGGAGATGGAGTGGAGCCTTTtacaatcagccaatcaaagaCTGCCTTCGTTGTGGAAGAAAGAGCGACTCAGTGAGGTACAGGGATTTCTGATCAGTCATGTACACCTGAACTTGGtgtaagtcaagaagcttttattgtcatttcacccATATagagctgttgcagtacacagtgaaatgagacaaggtttctccaggatcatggtgctacatagaagaaagacagagctataattACTTAGTTaattagtcctagatacataaagtgcaactgtgcaacctggtgcagaacagtgcaggacaagacacaacaagacaGTGCATTACGCAAGAAACAGCACAgtccagtgtaaatactgttcagtgtaaatgttcaaacagtattgtgtgtgctgtcatattagaatgaacacatttgtattatagcagcagttaataaaggattgtgcaaaacagcaaacgaatGAAATGAGACacagaatgtgcaaagagcaaaaagtgtgaaaaaacaGCACATAAACAGATcgatggatatatattggaagtgtgtgtatttggtgtaggtctgtgcagtccatacagttcaGTGCAGTACAGTGTTGGAATGTACTACATATTTTTTCCTATGCTTGGTTTTACAGATGTACAGAGATCTGCAGGAATATGATGAATTGGCTGTTCTAGAGGAAATCCAACAGGAGCTTGTATCTCAAGGTTGTTTTTCTTACACAAGTTTGTCTGTTCACGTGGTTTTAAGTAAAACATTCCAGTTTTTGTCATCTTGGTGTGTCTAGGTTgcgtcagtggtgtgtgtgtgtgtgtgaccgttcCATTATAAGCAAAGTTTTAAAAGCAGTTATTGAATTcattctttaaatattaaacatgcatTATTATGCAGGAGAGCACAAATCGTACATTTATTAGCTAGCTCATCATTTGGGTAAAAATTCTCCCATTAATTATATCCAATAGTCCAGACCATAGGAAATAAATAAGCTAGTACATGAATCCCTGAGATGAATGACTTAATGGATCTGTGGTCTTTTGTCATGTTCACTTTCTCACACATGAAGATATTTGAACCTGACTGTGTGTTGTGCTAGCATTAGTGATGCTCTTTGTGATGCAGTGTACTGTATTTCACTGTTTTGcctatttttttcctttgcaaaaagagtttatttttctatttttttttttttttttttttaagaactttCCATCATTGAGGAATACCACAAAAGTCTACAGTATGAAGAAAAGTATTTGGACTCTGTTGTGGATGGAATGGCGGAAGAAGAAAAGCTCATCTGCCCTGTATGTCATGTGTAAGTGAAAGAACTTCACAAATACATAAGCTCTTCAATGCTTCTTGTGTAGTTTCTAGTATTAATAATGCTGAATTGGCTGATGTTGCTTTCTGTATTACAGGAATAACCTGACTGTGAACAGCCATTTTACATCATGTCTATGTGGCCTGTATATTAACACGGTGGTAAGTCAAAGGAGCACACTGAGATCTCAGTGAACACGTATACACAATGTTACTGTTCCTGCTGGTGCTGTGCGGATTGTGTGCTTTAGGCAACGACGGGACGTTTAACAGTCAGTCAGATCCAGTTTAAATGTTCCTACAGGGAAGAAATATAACTGTGGATGTGCTCCAGCATCTGTTGGAGATGAGAGTCACAGAACATCTGGAAGATTGCTTACAGAACCCCATATTCTCTGTAGCTTCAAACGAGGATGGAGCACCTAACCTGCTGATAAGCTGCAAGGTAACATCACATCTCTAAAgctacacatttatttattttaaagcacagTTTGTCACTGAATCAGTAACCAATGGTCCAAAAGCCAAGCACGTTGTATTTGGATATTTGGAACAGTTGAATCATATTGCATCATATAAACCAGAATGATTCCtatgtagttatttatttatttatttttactgctgTAAATATAGCTATGTTTGCATCCAAGGATTTCTTTTCTTCaccaaaataactttttttttttttttaaatatttaccatGCACAAAAACATCAATAAATCTGTCAACATGATCGTTTAACATACTATTGGATGAGCAACTGCTCCCATGAATGGAGAAATccaatttaaaacttgacgCTATATCCAGATTTCTCTAATCTCTGAGGCCATTCCTcagaaaaacatgaaaagatTCAGACCTTTGGAACAAATGCTGATTATTAAACATCTCTTATCTTATCTACAGGTGTGTGATTATCTGGCCATTGTCCTGTGAGTGACTCTGCTACAATGGCCACTGTGTGCATTttagtgtttgtattttatttctgtgaaaTAAAGATTATTTAACATTACAATGGGCTGCCATTTATGTTTAGCGGCTAATCTCTGATAAGAAATGTAGTTGTGACAACCTTATGCCTGTAAGCATGCAGTGAGACGGCACTGTGGTGTGTTTTATCCTGAGATGGAGTAGAGGATGTGTCCAGAATGTTACTGAGCCACAGACTAACCTAT comes from Tachysurus vachellii isolate PV-2020 chromosome 26, HZAU_Pvac_v1, whole genome shotgun sequence and encodes:
- the rpain gene encoding RPA-interacting protein, whose translation is MDAVQRHRSLYKGKTPPWKETYRKRCVERLKNSRSRLLEKYRQLGDTTKSSVLVQEVMEMEWSLLQSANQRLPSLWKKERLSEMYRDLQEYDELAVLEEIQQELVSQELSIIEEYHKSLQYEEKYLDSVVDGMAEEEKLICPVCHVNNLTVNSHFTSCLCGLYINTVGRNITVDVLQHLLEMRVTEHLEDCLQNPIFSVASNEDGAPNLLISCKVCDYLAIVL